In the Paenibacillus sp. FSL R7-0337 genome, ACAAGATGGCCTATCAGGAAAAGCAGGTGGAGCAGTACATGGAGGCCGTCAAGGCCGAAATCGGCATCTATGCCTCTTCTCCGTATGGTTCGCAGTCCACGATCAGTGCGGTGACGTTCGGGGGCGGTACGCCTTCGGCTCTGTCGGCTGAACGGATGGTGGAGATGCTGAAGAGCGTCCAGGCGAGTTACCGGGTGACGCCGGATGCGCAGATCTCTTTTGAAGGCAGCCCGGCCACCTTGACGCTGGAAAAAATGCAGGCCATCCGCGCCCAGGGGGCGAACCGGATCAGCATCGGCATCCAGACCTTCAACGACAAGATGGGGCATCATCTGCGGATGAGCCATGATTCCCGGCGGGCCTTTGAGGTGCTGGAGGAAGCGAAGGAAGCAGGCTTCGAGAATATTGGGATCGATCTGATGTACAACCTGCCCGAGCAGACCATGGAGGAGTGGCTGGAGGATGTCCGCACGGCGGTGCGGCTCGGCATCGACCATATCACGGTATTTTCACTGTGTGTAGTACCCTTTACTGCCCTGTTCAAAATGATCAAGGAAGGCAAGATTCCGCCTACCGGCAGCGTCGAGCTGGAAGTGGATATGTATCTGGAAGCCAAGCGGCTGCTCCAGGAAGAAGGCTATGTCCAGTACAGCGTGTGGGATTTCGCCAAGCCGGGCTTCGAGGACCGGCATGTTCTCTTGTACTATACCCAGCAGAAGGATCTGTTCGCGCACGGTCCGGCGGCCTTCGGGTACGTCAACAAGCTGATGTATATCAACCAGGGGGATATCCAGGAGTACAGCGACCGGCTCCAGCAGCAGTTCCTGTCCGTCTTCATTGCCAGTCAGGCAGATGATCTGGAAGCGATGCACGGGATGATGGCCAAGGGTCTGCGGATGCTCTCAGTGAAGCGGAAGGATTTCGCTGGAATGTTTGGATATCAGCCGGAAGAGGTCTTCGGTCAGACGATCGATGATCTGGTAGCCAAAGGCCTGCTGGAAACGGATGAGCATGAGATCCGCCTGTCGGACAGAGGGATTGTCTGGGGCAACAACGTCTGCAAGGAATTCTTCTCGGAAGCGAACCAGCAGACCTTCGAGAGCCGTGTGAAGCTGGCACGCGGACAAAAGCCGGCTGAGGCTGCCGGAGAGGAGCTGAAGGGATGAAGCTGTCTGTCGGCACGAACTTTGATGACCGGTTGCCCATCCTGCTGAAGGATTCGCATGTGGATGTCTTCTATGGCAAGCTATCTTCTGATCTGGTGGGCGGCGGAAGACCGACCTTTGCGCTGCCCACGATAGACCGGGCGAGGGTGGAGGAGCATGTCAAGCTCCTGCATGCCTATGGGTTCAAGTTCAATTATCTGCTGAATGCGACCTGTCTGGATAACCTGGAGACTACCAAGGATTTCCATTACCGCCTGCGCGAGCTGCTGGAATGGATCGGCACCCTGCAGCCGGAATATGTGACCGTATCCCTCCCGATGCTGATTGATATGGTGCGCACCGCGCTGCCGGATGTGAAGATCAGCCTGTCCACCTTCGCCAATGTGAATACGCTGCGGCAGGCACAGTATTTCGAGGAAAAAGGCGTCAGCGAGATTACTCTGCCCGAGAGCCGGAACCGCGACTTCGCCTTCCTGGAGAGCCTGCGCAAGAATACCCGTTGCGACTATCAGCTCATTGCGACCAATGACTGTATGCTGGATTGCCCCATGCGCCACAATCATGCGAACTTCCAGAGTCATGCCTCGCAGTGCAATCATGTAACGGAGGGCTTCGCGCTGGATTATTATATGCTGCGCTGTACGGAGCGTAAGCTCCAGCACCCTGAGGAGCTACTGAAGTCGCAGTGGATTCGCCCGGAAGACATGTATGTCTATGAGGAGCTGGGCTATCACAAGTTCAAGCTGACCGAGCGGATGAAGACCACGGAGAAGATTGCGGCTACCGCGCAGTCCTATTCGCAGCGGAAGTATCAGGGGAACCTGCTGAGCCTGCTTAATTCGCGGATGGCAGAGGCTGACTTCGAAATGCCCAACTTCTCGAAGAATATCAAGGAGGAGTTCGCTCCGTCCGAGAAAATGAGACAGGTCTACCGCCTGCTGTTCAGCTTCCAGGCCAGCATCGACAACGAGAGCCTGGAAGGCTTCCTGGAGGGCTTCCGCTCGAAGCGCTGCGACCGGATGGACTGTGACAAGTGCGGCTACTGTGCCGAATGGGCCAGCCGGACGGTGTCCATGGCGAAGCCCGGGGACGAGGCGCTGAAGGAATTCGAGCAGCTGTTCGCGGCGCTGGCTTCGGGAAGCTTCTTCGATTCGGCGGCCGGAGGAATGAAGGTGGCCTGGAGCGCGGAAGGCGAGGGTCTTCTGGAAGCTGTCATTGGGCGCAAGCCCGAGTTCATCCGCGATATGGCCGGGCCTGAGATCCGTAAGAAGGCTGAGGAGCTGGCAACGGCGCGCGGAAGTGCCCAGGTCTTAAGGCAGGATGTCGCCAAAGCGAACGTACTGTGTACCCCGGCAGACTTCCGGATGTTCGCGCTCAGCGATCTGCGGTCGCTGGGCTTCGATACGGCTGAGCTGGACTTAGAGGAGGCGGCCGGATGAAGAAGATCATCGGGCTCGCCGGGTCCATGAAGAAGCGCCACAGCTCCAGTGAATACCTGCTCTCTGTTGCGCTTGAAGCCGCAGCGGAGCAGGGGGTGCAGACGGAGCTGCTGCGGCTGAATGATTACAACATTCTGCCCTGTGACGGCTGCGGCAATTGCATGAACGGCAAGCACTGCCACCTGCTGAAGGACCCGGAGGACCAGTTGACGGAGCTGTACGACAAGCTGAAGGAGGCGGACGGCTTCGTCTTCGCCTCTCCGGTCTATGCGCTCTCGCTTCCGGCCGTCTGGAAGAACTGGATCGACCGCTGCGAGCCTTGCAGCGACGAGGATCTGGACTTCGAGTACTACAATTATGACCGGGTAGCCGGGGTGAAGGGCAAGGCGTTCAAGGGTAAGGTCGCCGGACAAATTGTTGTCGCAGCGGGACCGGGGCATGAATGGGCGCTGGCCTCGCTGATGCCCTGCTTCACGGCGATCAAGCTGTCGATGATTGCCAGCGCAGGCATCAGCCTGATTGAATATGACGGGCAGCCTGGCATCCGCAAGCGCTCCTGGAGCAAGCCGATTGAAGAAGCGGAGGAGGCGAAGATGATGGCCCGGGCAGTCGGGATGCGGGTGGCCTCCTCCCTGGGCTTCTCTTACTTCGACCTTCCCGGGCAGTCGGGAGGGGTGCAGGTGAACGGTGATCCGGGGGAGAGCCACGGGCAGGGGCAAGGGCTGGCGAGCCTGGAGCAAAGCGAAGCCTGGCCTGCCTTCACTGTACAGGACGTCCGGGATGGGGAGGTTACGCTCGGTGAACTCGCTTCGATTCAGCCAAGGATCTTCGTCATCGGCGATCAGCAGGCCAGCCTCCGCTGCGGGCCGCTGCTGGAGCAGCTGAAGCGGCAGTTCGGCGGGACCGCAGACTGTGCGCTGATTGCGAGGGTGGGGCAGCTGCCCCACTTCATCACTCATGAATTCGTGAAGGAGAAGACAGGCCAGACTGTTCCCGGCTTCACGCTGTACTATGACTGGGAGGATAAGCTGGCCTCGCGCTGCACGCTGGCGCCCGGACAGCCGGCCATTCTGGTAGGCAGAAGCCCCGGGGAGTGGCGGTTGTTTGCAGTGGATGAAGCAGACGGCCGGGATATAGACCGGGTCGTGGACTATCTGGAGGAAGCTGTCGTATGAGCGGCCCGGCCGGGAAGTTCAAGGGAGGATACAAATTACATGTTGAAGACTAAAGGGATACCTTTACATCACACTGTTCAGGGTACCGGAGAAGCCGTGCTGTGCCTGCACGGTAACCGCGACTCTTCGCTTGTCTTCCGGGATTTGGCCATGGCGCTTGCGCCTCATTATCAGGTGCTGTGCGCGGACTTGCGTGCACACGGCCAGTCGGAATACGACGGTCCGGCCTTCACCCTGGAGGATATGGTCGATGATATTCTCAGGCTGCTGGATGAGCAGGGGCTGAAGCAGGTCTCGATTATCGGGCATTCCCTGGGCAGCACGCTTGCGCTGCTGCTCTCCGCTCGTGAGCCGGACCGGGTGAAGAAGCTGGTATTGATGGGGGCTGCGGCCACCTTCGCGGTTCCGTTCAAGCGGCCGGAGCACGGGGAAGAGATTACGCCGGATGCTGTGCGGCAGACGAATGCGGCGGCGGTTCCGTATTTTTTCACCGAGGGGCATGAAGCAGTTCAGCATCAGATTCTGGAGGGCTGGTCCCGGCTGCCTGCCGCGACCCACCGTCTGATGATTCAGATTAAGCATCCCGACCTGCGTCCGGTCCTTCAGGGCATCCGGCAGAGATCGCTGATTATTACCGGGGAAGCGGACCGGATTACGCCGCTGCACAAGGCGCTGGAGCTGAACCGGTATTTGCCGGACTCCCGGATGCATACGGTTCCAGGCGCCGGACACTTTATGTTTCTTGAGGCGGGCGGGGATGTAGCTGCTGCCACGCTCACTTTTCTTAAGGGGGAGTGAGCATGGGCAGAGTGCTGCTGATCTCGGCGAATACGGAGAAGCGGCCGCCTGTATTCCCGCTGGGTCTTAGCTATATTCATGCCAGTCTTGTCGCTTCCGGCTGGGAAGCAGGCATGCTGGACATGACCCAGCTGGAGTATAACCGGGAGACCGTTACGGATTACCTCAATGCCTATATGCCGGATTATGTCGGTCTATCCATCCGCAACCTCGATAACTGCTGCATGCAGTACCCCCGGAGCTTCGTGGACCAGGTCTGTGCGTTGGTCGATTGGGTCCGGGGATGGAACTGTACCGCCCGCATTATTCTGGGAGGGGCGGGCTTCTCGCTTCTGCCCCGGCAGTGGCTGCAGGAGACAGGAGCCGATTACGGCATTGTCGGAGACGGCTGTGACAGTATCGTGGAGCTGCTGGGCCAGCTGGAAGCGGGGCAGGTGCCGTCCGCAGTGAGCGGGCTGATGTTCAGAACAAGGGCCGGGGAATGGAATTACTGGTCGCCATATGCACCGGAGCAGCTGGATCAGGAGTATTTCCCGAGCCGCAGCGGATTTCTGCACAGCTATGATGTAGAGCGCAAGGTCCGCCATAATGTATTGACCAAAAGAGGCTGTGCGCTAAGCTGCACCTATTGTGCTTACCCGTCACTGGAGGGCCGGGCCGTCCGCCTGCGGTCGCCGAAGGGGGTTGCCGATGAGATTGAGCAGATGGTTGTGCAGTATGACATCGGTGCTTTTGATTTCGTGGACAGTGTGTTCAACTATCCGCTCGAGCATGCCGAAGAGATCTGCCGGGAGCTGATCGGGCGGACGTTGCCGTTGTCCTGGGGCTGCTTCCTGAATCCGCGGTTCTTCACGGCAGAATTCGCCGGGCTGCTTAAAGGGGCTGGGTGTACGGAGGTGGAGTTCGGGATTGATTCAGGCAGCGATGTCTGTCTCAGGTCGTTCAAGAAAAACTTCCGGCAGGCCGAGATCCGGACGGTGGTCCAGCTCTGCCGTGATCAGGAGCTGGACTTCAGCTTCTGTCTGCTGATCGGAGGGCCGGAGGAGACGCCGGAGACCCTGCACGAGACGCTGGATCTGATGGAGGAGCTTGCGGTGCAGCGCATCTTCGGCTTGTTCGGCATCCGTATTCTGCCGTCCACCGATATGTACAGCTATGCAGGTTCGCCGGAGCCGGATGAGCTGCTTCATCCGAAGTTCTTCATGTCCCCGCAGCTGAGTCTGGAGCAGGCGAACAGCATCTGTGCGCCGTACCGGGAACGCAACCCCGACTGGATGTTCATATGAATGAGGAAGACAGGGTGGAGTGAAGCATGAGAATCCTAGTGGTGTCTACGAATACACTGCTGAAGCCGCTGCCGGTCCTTCCCGTCGGTGCGGGAATGGTCTACTCGGCTCTGACCGCTGCCGGATTCAGGACACGCTTTCTGGATCTGGCTTTTGTGGCTGAGCCGCTGGAGGCGCTCCGCGGGGAGCTGCTGGTCACCGGAGCGGATCTGATCTGCCTCTCGGTGCGCAATATCGATAATCAGGTGATCCAGCGGCCGGAGAGCTATCTCTCTTTCTTACAGCAAGTCATGCAGGTATGCCGTACTTGCAGTTCAGCCAAGGTACTGCTTGGCGGGGCTGCAATGCTGGTGATGCCAGGCGAGCTGGTGAAGGAGCTGGGGGCAGATTACGGCATCAAGGGGAGCGGGGGCGAAGCAGAAGCGGTACGGCTGGCCCGTGAGATCGAGCGGGGGCTGGCCCCGGAGACAGGTACGGTTCGTAATGCAGATCCCGCCTATCATCCGGTGTACAGCCGTATTCCGCCGAAGCTGCTGTTCGCTCCGCAGTATTTTATCCCGAACCCCCGCATCAAAAAAGCCTCGATGGGCTATCAGGCCTCCAGAGGCTGCAGCCGGC is a window encoding:
- a CDS encoding U32 family peptidase, whose translation is MKLSVGTNFDDRLPILLKDSHVDVFYGKLSSDLVGGGRPTFALPTIDRARVEEHVKLLHAYGFKFNYLLNATCLDNLETTKDFHYRLRELLEWIGTLQPEYVTVSLPMLIDMVRTALPDVKISLSTFANVNTLRQAQYFEEKGVSEITLPESRNRDFAFLESLRKNTRCDYQLIATNDCMLDCPMRHNHANFQSHASQCNHVTEGFALDYYMLRCTERKLQHPEELLKSQWIRPEDMYVYEELGYHKFKLTERMKTTEKIAATAQSYSQRKYQGNLLSLLNSRMAEADFEMPNFSKNIKEEFAPSEKMRQVYRLLFSFQASIDNESLEGFLEGFRSKRCDRMDCDKCGYCAEWASRTVSMAKPGDEALKEFEQLFAALASGSFFDSAAGGMKVAWSAEGEGLLEAVIGRKPEFIRDMAGPEIRKKAEELATARGSAQVLRQDVAKANVLCTPADFRMFALSDLRSLGFDTAELDLEEAAG
- a CDS encoding radical SAM protein, whose amino-acid sequence is MGRVLLISANTEKRPPVFPLGLSYIHASLVASGWEAGMLDMTQLEYNRETVTDYLNAYMPDYVGLSIRNLDNCCMQYPRSFVDQVCALVDWVRGWNCTARIILGGAGFSLLPRQWLQETGADYGIVGDGCDSIVELLGQLEAGQVPSAVSGLMFRTRAGEWNYWSPYAPEQLDQEYFPSRSGFLHSYDVERKVRHNVLTKRGCALSCTYCAYPSLEGRAVRLRSPKGVADEIEQMVVQYDIGAFDFVDSVFNYPLEHAEEICRELIGRTLPLSWGCFLNPRFFTAEFAGLLKGAGCTEVEFGIDSGSDVCLRSFKKNFRQAEIRTVVQLCRDQELDFSFCLLIGGPEETPETLHETLDLMEELAVQRIFGLFGIRILPSTDMYSYAGSPEPDELLHPKFFMSPQLSLEQANSICAPYRERNPDWMFI
- the hemW gene encoding radical SAM family heme chaperone HemW, yielding MSVKTTAYERFYNVYPHRDPICVSHYPNPVTEVAPADIYGTMGLGGQPPADNVGAVYVHVPFCASVCIFCPFNKMAYQEKQVEQYMEAVKAEIGIYASSPYGSQSTISAVTFGGGTPSALSAERMVEMLKSVQASYRVTPDAQISFEGSPATLTLEKMQAIRAQGANRISIGIQTFNDKMGHHLRMSHDSRRAFEVLEEAKEAGFENIGIDLMYNLPEQTMEEWLEDVRTAVRLGIDHITVFSLCVVPFTALFKMIKEGKIPPTGSVELEVDMYLEAKRLLQEEGYVQYSVWDFAKPGFEDRHVLLYYTQQKDLFAHGPAAFGYVNKLMYINQGDIQEYSDRLQQQFLSVFIASQADDLEAMHGMMAKGLRMLSVKRKDFAGMFGYQPEEVFGQTIDDLVAKGLLETDEHEIRLSDRGIVWGNNVCKEFFSEANQQTFESRVKLARGQKPAEAAGEELKG
- a CDS encoding flavodoxin family protein, translated to MKKIIGLAGSMKKRHSSSEYLLSVALEAAAEQGVQTELLRLNDYNILPCDGCGNCMNGKHCHLLKDPEDQLTELYDKLKEADGFVFASPVYALSLPAVWKNWIDRCEPCSDEDLDFEYYNYDRVAGVKGKAFKGKVAGQIVVAAGPGHEWALASLMPCFTAIKLSMIASAGISLIEYDGQPGIRKRSWSKPIEEAEEAKMMARAVGMRVASSLGFSYFDLPGQSGGVQVNGDPGESHGQGQGLASLEQSEAWPAFTVQDVRDGEVTLGELASIQPRIFVIGDQQASLRCGPLLEQLKRQFGGTADCALIARVGQLPHFITHEFVKEKTGQTVPGFTLYYDWEDKLASRCTLAPGQPAILVGRSPGEWRLFAVDEADGRDIDRVVDYLEEAVV
- a CDS encoding alpha/beta hydrolase; the encoded protein is MLKTKGIPLHHTVQGTGEAVLCLHGNRDSSLVFRDLAMALAPHYQVLCADLRAHGQSEYDGPAFTLEDMVDDILRLLDEQGLKQVSIIGHSLGSTLALLLSAREPDRVKKLVLMGAAATFAVPFKRPEHGEEITPDAVRQTNAAAVPYFFTEGHEAVQHQILEGWSRLPAATHRLMIQIKHPDLRPVLQGIRQRSLIITGEADRITPLHKALELNRYLPDSRMHTVPGAGHFMFLEAGGDVAAATLTFLKGE